From a single Nostoc sp. MS1 genomic region:
- a CDS encoding tyrosinase family protein, which translates to MKVLQISFKILISSIVVTNAISLPAFAHNDIDHGEHNENHETPKPQPHTHLNVRKSVTSLTSKEKSNLVNAIITLKNTTLPGNKLSIYDEFVAVHLGATRLIHNHEGHASSTQELAHENAAFLPWHREYINRFEEALQTVDPSVTIPYWDWTDAKALDVIFNDDFLSPNGQGVTTNIPGLGNFTGGTVQSGAFSVANGWVLNPQLNYDPTAEKSLGTSLVRFLRVPPASEYPLPQRDIDRVMAINDYSLFRTALEGFVTVDEQGNIIPGGYTHNYIHGLVGGVQIDPTTTPVTFKGLGTMSNIPSSPYDPVFWLHHANVDRLWAEWQEDGHQGSDFYPADGQPYGHNLNDLMWPWDGGMSTPKATKLGDLLSLLPVFNSNDLVRPVDVLDYRNLGYTYDTLQSVPEPGSTLALCSLSALLVISRRKRQAKPTKTKEISAIAS; encoded by the coding sequence ATGAAAGTTTTGCAAATATCTTTCAAGATATTAATTTCCAGCATAGTTGTAACTAATGCAATTTCACTTCCCGCTTTTGCCCACAATGACATTGACCACGGTGAACATAACGAAAATCACGAAACCCCAAAACCACAACCACATACTCACCTAAATGTGAGAAAGAGCGTTACTAGCCTTACCTCGAAAGAGAAAAGCAATTTAGTCAATGCCATTATCACATTAAAAAATACGACTCTTCCAGGTAATAAACTTAGTATTTATGACGAGTTTGTTGCTGTCCATTTAGGAGCAACACGCTTAATTCATAACCATGAAGGTCATGCTAGTTCAACCCAAGAATTGGCTCATGAAAATGCTGCTTTTTTACCTTGGCACAGAGAGTATATTAATAGGTTTGAAGAAGCACTACAAACAGTAGACCCAAGCGTCACTATACCTTATTGGGATTGGACTGATGCAAAGGCACTGGATGTCATTTTTAATGATGACTTCCTTAGCCCTAATGGTCAGGGAGTAACTACCAATATACCTGGGTTGGGTAACTTTACAGGTGGGACTGTTCAGTCTGGTGCTTTTTCTGTTGCTAACGGTTGGGTACTTAACCCCCAACTGAATTATGACCCAACAGCAGAAAAGTCTCTTGGAACATCTCTTGTACGCTTTTTGCGAGTACCACCAGCCAGTGAATATCCTCTACCGCAAAGAGATATTGATCGCGTCATGGCTATCAATGATTATTCTCTATTTCGCACTGCTTTAGAGGGATTTGTTACTGTTGATGAACAGGGTAATATTATTCCAGGCGGTTATACACATAACTATATTCATGGCTTAGTAGGTGGGGTGCAGATAGACCCAACCACAACACCCGTGACCTTTAAAGGTTTGGGAACCATGAGCAATATTCCTAGTTCCCCTTATGACCCTGTGTTTTGGCTGCATCATGCGAATGTAGACCGCCTGTGGGCTGAATGGCAAGAAGACGGACATCAAGGTAGTGATTTTTACCCGGCTGATGGTCAACCTTATGGTCATAATCTTAATGACTTGATGTGGCCTTGGGATGGTGGTATGTCTACACCCAAAGCGACAAAATTAGGAGATTTGTTATCTTTATTACCAGTTTTTAATTCTAACGACTTGGTAAGACCTGTAGACGTTCTGGATTATAGAAATTTGGGTTATACCTACGATACTTTGCAATCTGTTCCAGAACCAGGTTCTACATTGGCTCTATGCAGTCTGTCGGCTTTGCTAGTTATTTCACGGCGAAAGCGTCAAGCCAAACCAACAAAAACAAAAGAAATCTCGGCTATAGCTTCTTAA
- the trpB gene encoding tryptophan synthase subunit beta, with translation MVSTPDIKTTARPDSLGRFGKFGGKYVPETLMPALSELETAYQKYRDDAGFQTELQGLLRDYVGRPSPLYFAERLTEHYAKPDGTGPQIYLKREDLNHTGAHKINNALAQVLLAKRMGKQRIIAETGAGQHGVATATVCARFGLDCVIYMGIHDMQRQALNVFRMKLMGAEVRPVEAGTGTLKDATSEAIRDWVTNVETTHYILGSVAGPHPYPMIVRDFHAIIGKETRVQCQEKWGGLPDILLACVGGGSNAIGLFHEFVDEHSIRLIGVEAAGEGVNTQKHAATLTLGRVGVLHGAMSYVLQDDDGQVIEAHSISAGLDYPGVGPEHSYLKDLRRAEYYSVTDEEALDGFQRLSRLEGIIPALETSHAIAYLETLCPQLNGSPRIVINCSGRGDKDVQTVAKVLSY, from the coding sequence GTGGTAAGCACTCCAGATATTAAAACAACTGCGCGTCCCGACTCTTTAGGTAGATTTGGTAAGTTTGGTGGTAAGTATGTTCCAGAAACCTTAATGCCGGCTTTGAGCGAGTTGGAAACTGCATATCAAAAATATCGTGATGATGCTGGTTTTCAGACAGAGTTGCAAGGTTTACTCCGCGACTATGTGGGCAGACCTAGCCCTTTATACTTTGCTGAACGTCTGACAGAACATTACGCTAAACCAGATGGGACTGGGCCGCAGATTTATTTAAAACGTGAAGACTTAAATCATACGGGCGCACATAAGATTAATAATGCTTTGGCTCAGGTGTTGTTAGCCAAACGCATGGGTAAGCAGCGCATTATCGCTGAAACAGGTGCAGGACAGCACGGTGTAGCAACTGCAACAGTATGTGCGCGTTTTGGGTTGGACTGTGTGATTTACATGGGCATCCACGATATGCAGCGTCAAGCCCTCAACGTATTTCGGATGAAGTTGATGGGGGCTGAAGTTCGCCCAGTGGAAGCTGGTACAGGAACTCTCAAAGATGCGACTTCTGAAGCTATCCGTGATTGGGTGACAAATGTAGAAACTACTCACTACATCTTGGGTTCTGTGGCTGGCCCTCATCCATACCCGATGATTGTCCGCGACTTCCACGCCATTATCGGTAAGGAAACCCGCGTCCAGTGTCAAGAGAAATGGGGCGGTTTACCAGACATTCTTTTAGCTTGTGTGGGCGGCGGTTCCAATGCCATTGGTTTGTTCCATGAGTTTGTAGATGAGCATTCTATCCGTCTAATTGGTGTAGAAGCTGCTGGTGAAGGTGTGAATACACAGAAGCACGCCGCAACTTTGACTTTAGGTAGAGTGGGAGTTCTGCACGGTGCAATGAGCTATGTTCTACAAGATGATGATGGTCAAGTGATTGAAGCACATTCAATTAGTGCTGGTCTAGATTATCCAGGTGTGGGGCCAGAACATAGTTATTTGAAGGATCTCAGACGCGCTGAATATTATAGTGTGACTGATGAAGAAGCATTAGATGGTTTCCAGAGATTGTCTCGTTTAGAAGGTATCATCCCAGCCCTCGAAACATCTCATGCGATCGCCTATTTAGAAACCCTCTGCCCACAACTAAATGGTAGTCCTCGCATCGTCATCAACTGTTCTGGCAGAGGTGACAAGGATGTACAAACTGTGGCGAAAGTTCTTAGTTATTAA
- the trpD gene encoding anthranilate phosphoribosyltransferase: MVTVTQTPLENISVTSDSHDWPAILQQLLKRQSLTVAQATDLMHGWLTDTIPPVLSGAILAAIQAKGVSAEELVGMASVLQSQGQGTESTQYPVPLIDTCGTGGDGASTFNISTAVAFVAAAAGVKVAKHGNRSASSKTGSADVLEALGINLNADPQKVQGAVNEVGITFLFAPGWHPALKTVAALRKTLKVRTIFNLLGPLVNPLRPTGQIIGVNDPLLIEEIAQALSQLGCRRAIALHGRERLDEAGLADATDLAVLQDGQVSCFTLNPQDLGLNHAPTEALAGGDVAENAEILKAVLQGKGTQAQQDVVALNTALALQVGEAIPATDIVEATVKGIAIAREVLQSGAAWTKLEQLAQFLQ, from the coding sequence ATGGTAACTGTAACTCAAACCCCACTTGAAAACATCTCTGTTACTTCTGACTCTCATGACTGGCCAGCTATCTTACAACAATTGCTCAAACGGCAATCGTTGACAGTTGCCCAAGCTACAGATTTAATGCACGGTTGGCTTACAGATACTATTCCCCCCGTCTTATCAGGAGCCATCTTAGCGGCAATTCAAGCTAAAGGCGTATCTGCCGAAGAATTAGTTGGCATGGCCAGCGTTCTACAATCTCAGGGACAAGGGACAGAATCTACCCAATATCCAGTACCCTTAATTGATACTTGCGGAACTGGTGGAGATGGCGCTTCCACTTTTAATATTTCTACGGCGGTGGCTTTTGTAGCCGCAGCCGCAGGGGTGAAAGTTGCTAAACATGGTAATCGTTCCGCATCTAGTAAGACTGGTTCTGCTGATGTGTTGGAAGCTTTGGGAATCAATCTCAATGCTGATCCCCAGAAGGTGCAAGGGGCTGTAAATGAGGTGGGGATTACCTTCTTATTTGCTCCTGGCTGGCATCCTGCACTCAAGACAGTCGCAGCTTTACGCAAAACTCTCAAGGTGCGGACTATTTTCAACCTGCTGGGGCCTTTGGTTAATCCCTTACGTCCAACGGGGCAAATTATTGGTGTGAATGACCCGTTGTTAATTGAAGAAATCGCCCAAGCCTTATCACAGTTGGGATGTCGCCGGGCGATCGCTCTCCACGGACGGGAAAGGTTAGATGAGGCTGGACTGGCAGATGCTACAGATTTAGCCGTACTTCAAGATGGACAGGTGAGTTGTTTTACTCTCAATCCTCAAGATTTAGGGTTAAACCATGCACCAACTGAAGCATTAGCTGGTGGAGATGTGGCAGAAAATGCGGAAATCTTGAAGGCTGTTCTCCAAGGTAAAGGTACTCAAGCACAGCAAGATGTAGTTGCTCTAAATACAGCCTTAGCATTGCAAGTTGGTGAGGCGATTCCAGCAACAGACATTGTAGAAGCTACTGTCAAAGGTATTGCTATTGCTAGGGAAGTTTTACAAAGTGGTGCGGCTTGGACGAAGTTAGAACAACTTGCACAATTCTTGCAATAA